A single region of the Capra hircus breed San Clemente chromosome X unlocalized genomic scaffold, ASM170441v1, whole genome shotgun sequence genome encodes:
- the LOC108634317 gene encoding uncharacterized protein CXorf49 homolog, translated as MSSPDDEVFVWGGGSGSECGEQTSGLEAGSPAPRGPGPDPGPEPGAPRSGEGEGGDGFPDSEGFELERAVLEAGGPVLLGREGRPGSPADDTGYAVQLSDESVAAILQQLADLDLLGIRRHMSPERYAVGEVSALRDLEASPSTRGAAAQRCGEAAQAEAGPLCVGGPKAGRAWGNPKRGTKSRLNMAVGRQWPPSGSLAGLLSDSESSDECSEIQPMRVSIYPKDGGQAKLNSPKDPGDTRRHSNVQGRENLLDVPGTCLSSAPRGLISVVERQGRQGDADQEDISPPKKMQSVLRGKGGSLPSYPGVAAAAAPAAATTARLPRPSPRRKRVQEKKSFGGVSKPALGRTFPSWGRGISATPLDPATFPPIFGIPLLGRSKKYALVPWGAKESKHTGAGKKPVARRARESVAAVAVSGEDNDPNRDPVTKGQLTTDRPWPSCSRVHHGEPSSASLSVRGGQDSGNSEPVAMNKGEVMPRGPGPSGDQRPADRLPRPKRQQQPPGRQGCPRCVVLQREIDDLKEQLASMQYLAEKFQIL; from the exons ATGAGCTCCCCAGATGATGAGGTGTTTGTTTGGGGAGGGGGTTCTGGCTCAGAGTGTGGGGAGCAGACCAGCGGCCTTGAGGCTGGCTCCCCAGCCCCGCGGGGACCCGGCCCCGACCCCGGCCCCGAGCCGGGGGCACCGCGAAGCGGCGAGGGTGAGGGCGGGGATGGCTTCCCAGACTCTGAGGGCTTCGAGTTGGAGCGGGCGGTGCTGGAAGCGGGAGGGCCGGTGCTGTTGGGCCGCGAAGGCCGGCCTGGTTCCCCGGCCGACGACACGGGGTATGCCGTGCAGCTGTCTGACGAGTCAGTGGCGGCCATCCTGCAGCAGCTGGCCGACCTGGACTTGCTGGGCATCCGCAGACACATGTCCCCGGAGAGATACGCGGTCGGCGAAGTGTCTGCCTTGCGGGACCTCGAGGCGAGTCCCAGCACTCGAGGCGCGGCCGCCCAGAGGTGTGGGGAAGCGGCACAGGCTGAGGCCGGCCCTCTCTGCGTCGGTGGGCCCAAGGCAGGCCGGGCCTGGGGGAACCCTAAGAGAGGCACTAAGAGTAGGTTGAACATGGCTGTGGGTCGCCAGTGGCCGCCCTCAGGAAGCCTAGCCGGGCTGCTCTCCGACTCCGAGTCCTCTGATGAGTGCAGTGAGATACAGCCTATGAGAGTGAGCATTTATCCCAAAGACGGAGGCCAGGCCAAGCTGAACAGCCCCAAGGATCCCGGGGACACACGCAGACACTCGAATGTCCAAGGCAGGGAGAATCTCCTTGACGTGCCAGGCACTTGCCTGTCCTCAGCTCCGCGAGGATTGATTTCGGTTGTGGAAAGGCAGGGCAGGCAGGGCGATGCAGACCAGGAGGACATCTCACCCCCTAAGAAAATGCAGAGCGTGCTCCGGGGGAAGGGGGGCAGCCTGCCCAGCTACCCgggagtagcagcagcagcagctcctgcagctgccACTACAGCCAGGCTGCCGCGGCCCAGTCCTAGGAGGAAGAGGGTCCAGGAGAAGAAATCCTTTGGGGGCGTCTCCAAACCTGCCCTGGGGAGAACCTTCCCTTCCTGGGGGCGGGGAATCTCGGCCACTCCCCTGGATCCGGCCACCTTCCCCCCAATCTTCGGCATCCCGCTGCTTGGGAGGTCCAAGAAGTATGCCTTGGTCCCTTGGGGAGCCAAAGAGTCCAAGCACACCGGCGCTGGGAAGAAGCCCGTGGCTAGGCGGGCCCGGGAGTCGGTGGCAGCAGTGGCGGTGTCGGGAGAAGACAACGACCCAAATAGAGACCCAGTCACAAAGGGCCAA cTAACCACTGACAGGCCGTGGCCATCTTGTTCACGGGTGCATCATGGAGAACCCAGCAGCGCCAGCCTCAGCGTCAGAGGCGGGCAGGATTCAGGAAACTCAGAGCCCGTGGCCATGAACAAGGGAGAAGTCATGCCCAGAGGGCCTGGCCCCTCAG GTGACCAGAGACCAGCTGACCGTCTCCCAAGACCGAAaaggcagcagcagccacctggAAGGCAGGGCTGTCCTCGG TGTGTAGTGCTACAGAGAGAAATAGACGACCTTAAGGAGCAACTAG CCTCCATGCAGTACCTGGCTGAGAAGTTCCAGATCCTCTGA